A window of Chloracidobacterium sp. N contains these coding sequences:
- the ftsW gene encoding putative lipid II flippase FtsW, whose amino-acid sequence MVPVSRNLVTFVDPWLFVTTIALVMFGLVMVYSASATLAHETYQTQFHFVLRQALAALLGAGLLLGSLWLGYARLERPWVVYGLLGVTVALLVLVLLLPPVRGTHRFIRLPGLMFQPSELAKLAMVLFLAYFLSRKDAPARRDPRQVLLPVGLVVGLLMGLVFLGRDLGTILMMGGTAAAVLVVAGVPLRYPALAGLLCSPLLLYALLKEPYRRARLLAFLDPWKAPREEGFQIVQSLMAVGSGGVSGVGFAQSRQKLFYLPEAHTDFIFSVIAEEVGLIGSLMVVGLFGILAFRGLRAAFLAPDDFGKLLATGITVLLVGQALFNLSVVLSLVPAKGIPLPFISYGGSSMMMSLLAVGWLLSVSRRT is encoded by the coding sequence GTGGTGCCTGTTTCGCGCAACCTGGTGACGTTTGTGGACCCATGGCTGTTCGTCACGACGATTGCGCTGGTGATGTTCGGTCTCGTCATGGTCTATAGCGCCTCGGCAACCCTGGCGCATGAAACCTACCAGACGCAATTTCACTTCGTCCTGCGCCAGGCACTGGCCGCCCTGCTGGGAGCGGGGCTGCTGCTCGGCAGCCTGTGGCTTGGCTACGCACGCCTCGAACGGCCGTGGGTGGTGTATGGGCTGCTGGGCGTCACGGTTGCTCTTCTGGTGCTCGTCCTGCTCCTGCCCCCGGTCCGGGGCACCCACCGCTTCATTCGTCTGCCGGGGCTGATGTTTCAGCCCTCCGAGCTGGCCAAGCTCGCGATGGTGCTCTTTCTGGCCTATTTCCTGAGTCGGAAAGACGCACCGGCGCGCCGTGATCCGCGACAGGTGCTGCTCCCGGTCGGCCTCGTCGTGGGGCTGCTGATGGGGCTGGTTTTTCTGGGGCGGGACTTGGGAACGATTCTGATGATGGGCGGGACGGCCGCCGCAGTGCTTGTCGTGGCCGGCGTGCCGCTCCGCTACCCGGCGCTGGCCGGGCTGCTCTGCTCACCGCTGTTACTCTATGCCCTGCTCAAGGAGCCATACCGCCGCGCCCGGCTGCTGGCTTTTCTTGACCCATGGAAAGCCCCCAGGGAAGAAGGTTTCCAGATTGTGCAGTCGTTGATGGCCGTCGGCAGTGGCGGTGTGTCGGGCGTCGGTTTTGCCCAAAGCCGGCAAAAGCTGTTTTACCTGCCGGAAGCGCATACGGACTTCATCTTTTCCGTCATTGCTGAAGAAGTCGGTCTCATTGGCAGTCTCATGGTTGTCGGGCTGTTCGGCATTCTGGCCTTTCGCGGCCTGCGCGCAGCCTTTCTGGCCCCGGACGACTTTGGCAAGCTCCTGGCGACCGGGATCACCGTTCTGCTCGTGGGGCAGGCGCTGTTCAATCTGAGCGTCGTGTTGAGTCTGGTACCGGCCAAGGGGATTCCGCTACCCTTCATCAGCTACGGCGGCAGTTCGATGATGATGAGCCTGCTGGCGGTCGGCTGGCTGCTGAGTGTGTCGCGGCGCACGTGA
- the murG gene encoding undecaprenyldiphospho-muramoylpentapeptide beta-N-acetylglucosaminyltransferase produces the protein MRVLMAAGGTGGHIFPGIAIAQAFRQRDATTEVHFVGTERGLEKKLVPAAGFELTFIPSGALNNVSWQRRFQSLAVLPVGFWKAWQLIGRFKPDIAIGVGGYASGLAMLAAIMRGVPTLAVEVNVLPGLTNRILARFVTAAAVSYQETAAYFGARAVLTGTPVRAEFEQIPPRPAEAPRRHVLVFGGSQGAQAINRAMAEAAPRLATHPGLRIVHQTGERDVEMVRAAYAAAGVQADVQPFIHAMAEAMAAADVLVCRAGAATIAEVAAAGRAAIFIPFPQAADDHQRRNAEAFVRAGAGEMIVQAELTGEKLARTILELLSDPARLARMEAASRALARPHAAERTVDVAFQILHRTR, from the coding sequence GTGCGTGTCCTGATGGCGGCCGGCGGCACCGGCGGACACATTTTCCCCGGCATTGCCATTGCCCAGGCGTTCCGGCAACGTGATGCCACCACGGAAGTCCATTTCGTGGGGACAGAACGCGGGCTGGAAAAGAAACTCGTCCCGGCGGCTGGTTTCGAGCTGACGTTCATCCCCTCCGGCGCACTCAACAACGTTTCCTGGCAGCGCCGTTTCCAGAGTCTGGCCGTATTGCCCGTCGGCTTCTGGAAAGCCTGGCAACTCATCGGGCGTTTCAAGCCGGATATTGCCATCGGAGTCGGCGGCTATGCCTCCGGGCTGGCGATGCTGGCGGCGATCATGCGGGGTGTCCCGACCCTGGCCGTCGAAGTCAATGTCCTGCCCGGTCTCACCAACCGGATACTCGCCCGCTTCGTCACCGCCGCCGCCGTGTCTTACCAGGAAACCGCCGCGTACTTCGGGGCCAGGGCCGTCCTGACCGGGACGCCGGTACGCGCCGAGTTTGAGCAGATTCCGCCCCGCCCGGCCGAGGCTCCGCGCCGGCACGTGCTGGTGTTTGGCGGCAGCCAGGGGGCGCAGGCCATCAACCGCGCCATGGCGGAAGCCGCGCCCCGGCTGGCAACGCATCCCGGTTTGCGGATTGTCCACCAGACGGGCGAGCGCGATGTCGAAATGGTACGTGCCGCCTATGCGGCAGCCGGTGTGCAGGCCGACGTACAGCCTTTCATCCACGCCATGGCCGAAGCCATGGCCGCCGCCGATGTGCTTGTCTGCCGCGCCGGAGCCGCCACCATCGCCGAGGTGGCCGCTGCCGGGCGCGCGGCCATCTTTATTCCCTTCCCCCAGGCTGCCGACGATCACCAGCGCCGGAATGCCGAAGCGTTTGTCCGCGCCGGCGCCGGAGAGATGATCGTACAGGCCGAACTGACAGGCGAAAAACTGGCCCGGACGATTCTGGAGCTGCTGTCCGACCCGGCGCGGCTGGCCCGGATGGAAGCCGCCAGCCGGGCGCTGGCGCGACCACACGCAGCCGAACGCACCGTAGATGTTGCGTTCCAGATTCTGCATCGCACAAGATGA
- the murD gene encoding UDP-N-acetylmuramoyl-L-alanine--D-glutamate ligase, giving the protein MPAFDNTNNQSYAGRHLVVVGAGISGIGAARFLAARGAQVTLTDQRPAEKLPPEVIQLPSEGIAIEAGAHRPETLRAADEIVLSPGVPPTLAALQPAREAGVPIIGEIELAFRHLRGRIVAITGSNGKSTTTTLIGHLLADGGLPTQVGGNIGVAAVSLVETSRDDGWTVLECSSFQLETVVTFRPHIGVLLNITPDHLDRHGTFENYVAAKLNMFRRFDGETLAVLNADDPTTPRAQAQLATQGAPVTLFSAQRELEEGLFLRGNDLVCRTRQAERVLLHRADLPLPGRHNMENILASLAVALAAGVAPETARTTIRDFRGLEHRLEFVAEVGGVRYFNDSKATNVAAAQVSIEAFPSGLHVILGGLDKNSDFAPLVDALAPRAVSVALIGAAAEKIAATFAGRLHQPITRHASLEEAVHSLARRARPGDVVLLAPACASFDMFDNFEHRGRVFKATVKGLISDVQREASCSPD; this is encoded by the coding sequence ATGCCTGCCTTCGACAACACGAACAACCAGAGCTATGCCGGCCGTCACCTCGTCGTGGTCGGCGCTGGCATCAGTGGCATCGGCGCGGCGCGGTTTCTGGCGGCGCGCGGCGCGCAAGTGACCCTCACCGACCAGCGCCCGGCTGAAAAGCTGCCGCCGGAAGTCATCCAACTCCCATCGGAAGGCATTGCCATTGAAGCCGGAGCACATCGCCCGGAAACCCTGCGTGCCGCCGATGAAATTGTGCTCAGCCCTGGTGTCCCTCCGACGCTGGCGGCGCTTCAGCCGGCGCGGGAAGCCGGTGTGCCCATCATTGGCGAAATCGAACTGGCCTTCCGCCACCTGCGCGGGCGCATCGTCGCCATTACGGGCAGCAACGGCAAAAGCACGACGACGACGCTCATCGGGCACCTGCTCGCGGACGGCGGGCTGCCGACCCAGGTTGGCGGCAACATCGGTGTGGCGGCCGTCTCGCTGGTGGAGACCTCACGCGACGACGGCTGGACGGTACTCGAATGCAGCAGTTTCCAGCTTGAAACCGTCGTCACCTTTCGCCCGCACATTGGCGTCCTGCTCAACATCACCCCCGATCATCTTGACCGCCACGGCACGTTTGAAAACTACGTGGCCGCCAAACTCAACATGTTTCGCCGGTTTGACGGTGAAACCTTGGCCGTACTCAATGCCGACGACCCGACGACCCCCCGTGCCCAGGCGCAGCTTGCGACCCAGGGTGCGCCGGTGACGCTCTTTTCAGCCCAGCGGGAACTGGAAGAAGGGCTTTTTCTGCGTGGAAACGATCTGGTGTGCCGTACCCGGCAGGCCGAACGGGTGCTGCTTCACCGCGCCGACCTGCCTCTGCCGGGCCGGCACAATATGGAAAACATCCTGGCCAGCCTGGCTGTCGCCCTTGCCGCTGGCGTCGCGCCGGAAACCGCCCGGACAACCATCCGGGACTTTCGCGGGCTGGAACACCGGCTGGAGTTTGTGGCGGAAGTTGGCGGAGTCCGGTACTTCAACGACTCCAAGGCCACGAATGTGGCAGCGGCCCAGGTGTCCATCGAGGCTTTTCCGTCCGGGCTGCACGTCATTCTTGGCGGCCTGGACAAAAACAGCGACTTTGCTCCGCTCGTGGACGCCCTGGCACCACGGGCGGTTTCGGTGGCGCTCATCGGCGCGGCCGCCGAAAAAATTGCCGCCACCTTTGCCGGACGGCTGCACCAACCCATCACGCGCCATGCCAGTCTGGAAGAGGCCGTTCACAGTCTGGCCCGGCGTGCCCGGCCCGGCGACGTGGTTCTGCTTGCGCCGGCCTGTGCCAGTTTCGATATGTTTGATAACTTCGAGCACCGGGGACGGGTTTTCAAGGCAACAGTCAAGGGGTTGATTTCCGATGTGCAGCGTGAGGCGTCATGCAGCCCAGATTGA
- the murC gene encoding UDP-N-acetylmuramate--L-alanine ligase, which produces MDEHLHFIGIGGSGMSGIAEVALRRGWQVSGSDLAASAVTARLQALGVQVFIGHAPHQLGAARRVVVSTAVKADNPERLAAQARGIPIVHRAEMLAELMAGRVAVAVAGAHGKTTTSAMVATVLRAAGHDPTAVIGAAFPDLGSGARVGTGPHFVAEADESDGSFLKLPRTLAIITNVDRDHLDFYGDFDAILDHFVRFAEGVPETGVVIACADDAGVQALLPRLTRRCTLYGIQAAEAQIRAADIVPQKPFGWRFTVWRGPACLGPVRLRVPGRHSIYNALAAIAAGLELGLDFKDVQTGLEMFENVSRRFQIRGERNNVLVIDDYGHHPVEIAAVLDAARSAGRRIILVFQPHRYTRTQHLFAEFVTVLREADVVCIVDIYPAGETPLPGVTSAALAAAVHAAGHPAVQAVGALDAALPAVTAQLRPGDVLLTVGAGNVWQLGERFLQDAQVC; this is translated from the coding sequence ATGGACGAGCACTTGCACTTCATCGGCATTGGGGGCAGCGGCATGAGCGGGATTGCCGAAGTCGCCCTCCGGCGCGGCTGGCAGGTTTCCGGGTCCGACCTGGCTGCCTCGGCAGTAACCGCCCGTCTGCAGGCGCTGGGGGTGCAGGTTTTCATCGGGCACGCACCGCACCAGCTCGGCGCTGCCCGGCGGGTTGTCGTTTCCACCGCCGTCAAAGCCGACAACCCGGAGCGGCTGGCAGCCCAGGCCCGGGGCATCCCCATTGTGCACCGGGCGGAGATGCTGGCTGAACTCATGGCGGGCAGGGTGGCCGTGGCTGTCGCCGGTGCGCACGGCAAGACGACGACCAGCGCCATGGTTGCCACGGTACTGCGCGCGGCCGGACATGACCCGACGGCCGTCATTGGCGCGGCTTTTCCCGACCTTGGCAGTGGGGCAAGGGTTGGAACGGGGCCGCACTTTGTCGCCGAAGCCGACGAAAGCGATGGCTCGTTTCTCAAGCTGCCGCGCACCCTGGCGATCATCACCAATGTGGACCGTGACCATCTCGACTTCTACGGTGATTTCGACGCCATCCTGGACCACTTCGTACGCTTTGCCGAGGGCGTACCTGAAACAGGCGTGGTCATTGCCTGCGCTGACGATGCCGGCGTGCAGGCGCTGCTGCCCCGGCTGACCCGGCGCTGTACGCTGTACGGCATCCAGGCGGCGGAAGCCCAGATTCGGGCGGCAGACATTGTTCCCCAAAAGCCCTTCGGCTGGCGCTTTACGGTCTGGCGCGGGCCGGCTTGTCTGGGCCCGGTCCGGCTGCGCGTGCCGGGCCGGCACAGCATCTACAACGCGCTGGCGGCTATCGCCGCTGGACTGGAACTTGGTTTAGACTTCAAAGATGTACAAACGGGTCTGGAAATGTTTGAAAATGTTTCCAGACGGTTCCAAATTCGCGGGGAAAGGAATAATGTTCTCGTCATTGACGATTACGGCCACCACCCGGTTGAGATTGCCGCCGTACTTGATGCAGCGCGCAGCGCCGGACGCCGGATCATCCTGGTGTTTCAGCCGCACCGCTACACGCGGACACAGCATCTGTTTGCTGAGTTCGTAACGGTGCTGCGGGAGGCGGATGTGGTTTGTATCGTGGATATTTACCCGGCGGGCGAAACGCCCCTGCCCGGAGTGACATCGGCGGCGCTGGCGGCGGCGGTACATGCGGCGGGACATCCCGCCGTGCAGGCCGTTGGTGCGCTCGACGCGGCTCTGCCGGCCGTCACAGCGCAACTTCGCCCCGGCGATGTGCTGTTGACCGTAGGGGCAGGCAATGTCTGGCAGCTTGGTGAAAGGTTTTTGCAGGATGCCCAGGTCTGTTGA
- the murB gene encoding UDP-N-acetylmuramate dehydrogenase, translating into MPRSVEEICAELDVAARFHQPMRHLTSLRTGGEIACVAFPDTPEKAAALVARLEEHGLRWSPLGYGTNLLVADGPLDRVAISLRQLKAPVVFEGCQVKAPAGYSLPRLVNQCADRGLSGIEGLAPIPGSVGGAVKMNAGSHGYEIADVIVSVDVARDGHVVTLPRETLDFAYRHSPFTERDLILGTTLQLRPGNPEASRAEIAEYRRHRAATQPVRDNSAGCIFKNPGPGLATGRIIDELGMKGETIGGATISPLHANFIVTNGSARAADVFALIERIRSRVREARGIELDMEVEVWE; encoded by the coding sequence ATGCCCAGGTCTGTTGAGGAAATCTGTGCTGAACTCGATGTCGCGGCCCGCTTTCACCAGCCGATGCGCCACCTGACTTCACTGCGCACGGGTGGGGAAATCGCCTGTGTGGCTTTTCCCGACACGCCGGAAAAAGCGGCCGCCCTGGTGGCCAGGCTGGAAGAACACGGTTTGCGCTGGAGTCCGCTGGGCTACGGCACCAATCTCCTGGTGGCGGATGGGCCGCTCGACCGCGTTGCCATCAGCCTGCGGCAACTCAAAGCGCCCGTGGTGTTTGAGGGCTGTCAGGTCAAAGCGCCGGCCGGTTACAGCCTGCCCCGGCTCGTCAACCAGTGTGCCGACCGGGGATTGTCCGGGATCGAAGGGCTGGCGCCGATTCCTGGCAGCGTTGGTGGCGCCGTGAAGATGAACGCCGGCTCGCATGGCTATGAAATTGCCGATGTCATCGTCTCGGTGGATGTCGCCCGCGATGGGCACGTCGTGACGCTGCCACGCGAGACGCTGGATTTTGCCTACCGTCACTCTCCATTTACCGAACGGGACCTGATTCTGGGGACGACACTTCAACTCCGGCCCGGCAACCCGGAGGCCAGCCGGGCCGAAATTGCGGAGTACCGTCGCCACCGGGCAGCGACGCAACCGGTCAGGGACAACAGCGCCGGTTGCATTTTCAAAAATCCGGGGCCGGGGCTGGCCACCGGGCGCATCATTGACGAACTTGGCATGAAAGGTGAAACCATTGGCGGGGCAACCATTTCCCCCCTCCATGCCAACTTCATTGTCACGAACGGGTCAGCACGGGCAGCCGATGTCTTTGCCCTCATTGAGCGGATTCGGTCACGTGTACGCGAAGCACGTGGCATTGAACTCGATATGGAAGTCGAAGTCTGGGAGTAA